Part of the Triticum aestivum cultivar Chinese Spring chromosome 4D, IWGSC CS RefSeq v2.1, whole genome shotgun sequence genome is shown below.
CAGGCTCCACTGCTCGGCAACGCTGACGGCCGGACACAAACAACAACCGTTGTAGGCAAGGCCCTGAGCAGCACCGCTGACCTCGCGAAGCACCTACCCACCGGAGCCGTGCTGGCCTTCGAATTCCTCTCGCCGACCTTCACCGCCGACGGCAGCTGCACGGCCGCCAACCGCGCGCTCACCGGCTGCCTCATCGGCGCCTGTGCCCTCTCGTgcttcctcctctgcttcaccGACAGCTACCGCGACGAGACGGGCACCGTGCGCTACGGCTTCGTCACGCCCAGCGGTCGCCTGAGACTCATCGACGGCGCCCAGCAGATGCCGCCGCGGGACGAGAGATACCGGCTCCGCGCGAGGGACGTGCTGCACGGGGTGCTGTCGTTCGTGGTGTTCCTGGCCGTGGCCATGGTGGACAGCAACGTCGTGGCGTGCTTCTACCCCGTGGAGTCCGCCACGACGAGGCAGCTGCTCGCCGCAGTGCCCATGTCTGCCGGAGCGGCGGGGAGCTTCTTGTTCGCCATGTTCCCGTCCACGCGCCGGGGAATCGGCTTCCCCGTCGCAGGCACGTCATGAATCAATATTGTTTTATCAGTTTGTCTAATTTACATCTAAGCTTTCACAAATAACATAGCACTAAGGAAAAAAAAAAGTTGGGACAAAAAAAAACAGACCATAAACATAGTGAACGTCAagttagatgtgacatagttatgtcacatctagatgtgtcctagacaaacTCTTGTTTTATTTCGGAAATAATTCGCACACCACCAGAGCCATCGAGAAATTTCCGCTTCAGTTGGTGTTAGTTTCTTTACATTTTcctctaaaatttccgccaccagGAAGTGAGAGCTACGCTTTGTCTTACCTCTTCCGGTCTTAATTCCATTTGATCAAAGGTGGGAGAGAATGTCCCTAAACCTGAAAACAAGTGGAGAAAATAAACGAAATTAAGACCGGCTGGTGCCCTTGTCGATCATGTGCATGTCTGGCTGGATTTAAGTATCGTCTATGAATCGTGTGCATTCTGTCGTGTGTATAGCACTGCTGTTCCGAATATGTGCCCAACGCGTGATACATAGCGACGACTTGAAGCATCACTTGGCACGCTCCGAGGCTCAATAAAATGACCTCTACGGGAGTGCTTCAAGGGATTAGTTGTTCCCGTGTAGCACCTGCACTACCAGTTTTTACGGCCGGTTGTACGTTTTACATTCCAAAAAATAGTAGCAGATTGTATCTTCTTCAGAAAAAAAAATACGGGGCTGTACTAAAAAACATAGCAAGCGGATCGCTTGAAACATGtcagtttttatttattttctgcagATTTGGAAAAATGtcatgaatttgaattttttttcacaaGTTGGAAAATGTACATAAATTTTTAAAAACTTTCATAATTACAAAAACAATCCATGAATTTAAAATGTGTTCATGATTTGATGTACAAGATTAAagatgttcacaaatttaaaaaatgagCCAATTACACCATTGGTGCTAGAACTTGGCACAAATGATCACTTTAGTGCTAGAACTTGTGGTGTACATATAAGTGGTTCAAAAACTTGGCTTGATGGTGCAAATACGGTGTTGCATATGCCTGTGTCGCGGACTAGGCGTGCCAGCATGGCGGGACCCACTGTCAATGACAGAAAGGGAAGGCAAGGCGTGCGGCCTATTTTTATTTTGCTAAAAGCCCCTCAATAATTTTTTCTCTTACAAAAAATACAGAAAATAAATTGGTTCGCCGGAGGTTCAAACCAACGACCTGCGGTTGCCAGCCCACCTAGACGGCCTTGTTGTCACGTGAGGATACACATCTTTTATATATTTCAACTGAACAATTTTAATCTCAAAAATAGTGCATGCTTGGTA
Proteins encoded:
- the LOC123099776 gene encoding protein DMP6-like, encoding MHSSINPIAPNPMSSRPAVDPESSPAAQQAPLLGNADGRTQTTTVVGKALSSTADLAKHLPTGAVLAFEFLSPTFTADGSCTAANRALTGCLIGACALSCFLLCFTDSYRDETGTVRYGFVTPSGRLRLIDGAQQMPPRDERYRLRARDVLHGVLSFVVFLAVAMVDSNVVACFYPVESATTRQLLAAVPMSAGAAGSFLFAMFPSTRRGIGFPVAGTS